The proteins below come from a single Juglans regia cultivar Chandler chromosome 12, Walnut 2.0, whole genome shotgun sequence genomic window:
- the LOC108985743 gene encoding uncharacterized protein LOC108985743 isoform X2: MPTPGAVLEVCAPMSLPPAPPPPLEQSQPPQPRTMISPLYKQHSWSPDAFREQAWLRRKGSSKNRRSKSVTDEDLDELKACIELGFGFDDSSSPEMDQRLSDTLPALGLYHAVNKHYNDTVSKSTTTVPSSSTASERESTPSPLGSNTLFGAAG, from the exons ATGCCCACCCCCGGGGCTGTGCTCGAGGTCTGCGCCCCCATGTCTCTGCCCCCCGCGCCACCGCCACCACTTGAACAATCGCAACCACCGCAGCCTCGGACGATGATATCTCCGCTGTACAAGCAGCATTCATGGTCCCCGGACGCCTTCCGCGAACAGGCGTGGCTTCGGCGCAAAGGAAGCAGCAAGAATCGCCGGAGCAAGAGCGTGACCGATGAGGATCTCGACGAACTCAAGGCCTGCATCGAATTGGGTTTCGGCTTCGACGACTCGTCTTCGCCCGAGATGGATCAACGCTTATCCGACACTTTGCCTGCTCTTGGCCTTTACCACGCCGTCAACAAGCACTACAACGACACCGTCTCTAAGTCAACCACCACAGTGCCGTCTTCTTCCACGGCGTCCGAGCGCGAATCTACTCCGTCTCCCCTCGGTAGCAACACCCTCTTTGGCGCCGCTG GTTGA
- the LOC108985743 gene encoding uncharacterized protein LOC108985743 isoform X1, with the protein MPTPGAVLEVCAPMSLPPAPPPPLEQSQPPQPRTMISPLYKQHSWSPDAFREQAWLRRKGSSKNRRSKSVTDEDLDELKACIELGFGFDDSSSPEMDQRLSDTLPALGLYHAVNKHYNDTVSKSTTTVPSSSTASERESTPSPLGSNTLFGAAGDDPQNVKTRLKQWAQVVGCSVRQCST; encoded by the exons ATGCCCACCCCCGGGGCTGTGCTCGAGGTCTGCGCCCCCATGTCTCTGCCCCCCGCGCCACCGCCACCACTTGAACAATCGCAACCACCGCAGCCTCGGACGATGATATCTCCGCTGTACAAGCAGCATTCATGGTCCCCGGACGCCTTCCGCGAACAGGCGTGGCTTCGGCGCAAAGGAAGCAGCAAGAATCGCCGGAGCAAGAGCGTGACCGATGAGGATCTCGACGAACTCAAGGCCTGCATCGAATTGGGTTTCGGCTTCGACGACTCGTCTTCGCCCGAGATGGATCAACGCTTATCCGACACTTTGCCTGCTCTTGGCCTTTACCACGCCGTCAACAAGCACTACAACGACACCGTCTCTAAGTCAACCACCACAGTGCCGTCTTCTTCCACGGCGTCCGAGCGCGAATCTACTCCGTCTCCCCTCGGTAGCAACACCCTCTTTGGCGCCGCTG GTGATGATCCGCAGAATGTGAAGACAAGGTTGAAGCAGTGGGCTCAGGTGGTTGGTTGTTCGGTGCGGCAATGTTCAACCTAA